From one Meles meles chromosome 18, mMelMel3.1 paternal haplotype, whole genome shotgun sequence genomic stretch:
- the LOC123929494 gene encoding keratin-associated protein 4-4-like isoform X2: protein MASSCCGSVCSDQGCGEDCCTSSCCRPTCCQTTCCRTTCCRPSCCVSSCCHPSCCGSSSCGSSCCRPSCCISSCCRPTCCQTTCCRTTCCRPSCCVSTCCRPSCCGSSSCGSSCCRPSCCISSCCRPSCCGSSCCGSSCCRPACCGSSCCRPTCCQTTCCRTTCCRPSCCVSSCCRPACCGSSCCRPTCCQTTCCRTTCCRPSCCVSSCCRPSCC, encoded by the exons ATGGCCAGCTCCTGTTGTGGCTCCGTCTGCTCTGACCAGGGCTGTGGCGAGGA CTGCTGCACCTCTAGCTGCTGCCGCCCCACCTGCTGCCAGACCACCTGCTGCAGGACCACCTGCTGCCGCCCCAGCTGCTGTGTGTCCAGCTGCTGCCACCCCTCCTGCTGTGGCTCCAGCTCctgtggctccagctgctgcAGGCCCAGCTGCTGCATCTCTAGCTGCTGCCGCCCCACCTGCTGCCAGACCACCTGCTGCAGGACCACCTGCTGCCGCCCCAGCTGCTGTGTGTCCACCTGCTGCCGCCCCTCCTGCTGTGGCTCCAGCTCctgtggctccagctgctgcAGGCCCAGCTGCTGCATCTCTAGCTGCTGCCGCCCCTCCTGCTGTGGTTCCAgctgctgtggctccagctgctgcCGCCCCGCCTGCTGCGGTTCCAGCTGCTGCCGCCCCACCTGCTGCCAGACCACCTGCTGCAGGACCACCTGCTGCCGCCCCAGCTGCTGTGTGTCCAGCTGCTGCCGCCCCGCCTGCTGCGGTTCCAGCTGCTGCCGCCCCACCTGCTGCCAGACCACCTGCTGCAGGACCACCTGCTGCCGCCCCAGCTGCTGTGTGTCCAGCTGCTGCCGCCCCAGCTGTTGCTAG
- the LOC123929494 gene encoding keratin-associated protein 4-7-like isoform X3, translating into MASSCCGSVCSDQGCGEDCCTSSCCRPTCCQTTCCRTTCCRPSCCVCCISSCCRPTCCQTTCCRTTCCRPSCCVSTCCRPSCCGSSSCGSSCCRPSCCISSCCRPSCCGSSCCGSSCCRPACCGSSCCRPTCCQTTCCRTTCCRPSCCVSSCCRPACCGSSCCRPTCCQTTCCRTTCCRPSCCVSSCCRPSCC; encoded by the exons ATGGCCAGCTCCTGTTGTGGCTCCGTCTGCTCTGACCAGGGCTGTGGCGAGGA CTGCTGCACCTCTAGCTGCTGCCGCCCCACCTGCTGCCAGACCACCTGCTGCAGGACCACCTGCTGCCGCCCCAGCTGCTGTGT CTGCTGCATCTCTAGCTGCTGCCGCCCCACCTGCTGCCAGACCACCTGCTGCAGGACCACCTGCTGCCGCCCCAGCTGCTGTGTGTCCACCTGCTGCCGCCCCTCCTGCTGTGGCTCCAGCTCctgtggctccagctgctgcAGGCCCAGCTGCTGCATCTCTAGCTGCTGCCGCCCCTCCTGCTGTGGTTCCAgctgctgtggctccagctgctgcCGCCCCGCCTGCTGCGGTTCCAGCTGCTGCCGCCCCACCTGCTGCCAGACCACCTGCTGCAGGACCACCTGCTGCCGCCCCAGCTGCTGTGTGTCCAGCTGCTGCCGCCCCGCCTGCTGCGGTTCCAGCTGCTGCCGCCCCACCTGCTGCCAGACCACCTGCTGCAGGACCACCTGCTGCCGCCCCAGCTGCTGTGTGTCCAGCTGCTGCCGCCCCAGCTGTTGCTAG
- the LOC123929494 gene encoding keratin-associated protein 4-9-like isoform X1, with protein MASSCCGSVCSDQGCGEESCCRPSCCQTTCCRPSCCVSSCCRPSCCGSSCCRPSCCTSSCCRPTCCQTTCCRTTCCRPSCCVCCRPTCCQTTCCRTTCCRPSCCVSTCCRPSCCGSSSCGSSCCRPSCCISSCCRPSCCGSSCCGSSCCRPACCGSSCCRPTCCQTTCCRTTCCRPSCCVSSCCRPACCGSSCCRPTCCQTTCCRTTCCRPSCCVSSCCRPSCC; from the exons ATGGCCAGCTCCTGTTGTGGCTCCGTCTGCTCTGACCAGGGCTGTGGCGAGGAGTCCTGCTGCCGCCCCAGCTGCTGCCAGACCACCTGCTGCCGCCCCAGCTGCTGTGTGTCCAGCTGCTGCCGCCCCTCCTGCTGCGGCTCCAGCTGCTGCAGGCCCAGCTGCTGCACCTCTAGCTGCTGCCGCCCCACCTGCTGCCAGACCACCTGCTGCAGGACCACCTGCTGCCGCCCCAGCTGCTGTGT CTGCTGCCGCCCCACCTGCTGCCAGACCACCTGCTGCAGGACCACCTGCTGCCGCCCCAGCTGCTGTGTGTCCACCTGCTGCCGCCCCTCCTGCTGTGGCTCCAGCTCctgtggctccagctgctgcAGGCCCAGCTGCTGCATCTCTAGCTGCTGCCGCCCCTCCTGCTGTGGTTCCAgctgctgtggctccagctgctgcCGCCCCGCCTGCTGCGGTTCCAGCTGCTGCCGCCCCACCTGCTGCCAGACCACCTGCTGCAGGACCACCTGCTGCCGCCCCAGCTGCTGTGTGTCCAGCTGCTGCCGCCCCGCCTGCTGCGGTTCCAGCTGCTGCCGCCCCACCTGCTGCCAGACCACCTGCTGCAGGACCACCTGCTGCCGCCCCAGCTGCTGTGTGTCCAGCTGCTGCCGCCCCAGCTGTTGCTAG